In Polaribacter sp. L3A8, a genomic segment contains:
- a CDS encoding DUF6168 family protein: protein MNKSIITILLTFITLYIVGTYTHKTILVNQDITLPLSIEKLYLFLAGFSILTCVNLLLLSTLPKISEQLGFIYLGMLMLKIILFSTVFYHPIIKQENLILTTKISLIAPIFVFLFLEVIFVVKILNNNR from the coding sequence ATGAATAAAAGTATAATTACTATACTGTTAACTTTTATAACCTTATACATAGTAGGCACCTACACACATAAAACCATACTAGTAAACCAAGATATCACACTTCCATTATCAATAGAAAAACTATACCTTTTTCTTGCTGGTTTTTCTATATTAACATGTGTTAACCTACTATTACTCTCTACACTACCCAAAATATCAGAACAACTAGGTTTTATATACCTAGGCATGTTAATGCTAAAAATAATTCTTTTTTCTACTGTTTTTTATCACCCAATAATTAAACAAGAAAACTTAATTTTAACAACCAAAATCTCTTTAATAGCACCAATATTTGTTTTTTTATTTCTTGAAGTAATTTTTGTTGTAAAAATATTAAACAACAATCGTTAA
- a CDS encoding AtpZ/AtpI family protein, producing MTKKDTQKKPLNKAIQLSGAGIQMGLTIYLGFLLGEWLDKNLETSFLTTTITLIAIFIATYSLIKQANKINE from the coding sequence ATGACCAAAAAAGACACTCAGAAAAAACCGCTTAATAAAGCAATACAACTCTCTGGCGCAGGTATACAGATGGGTTTAACTATTTATTTAGGATTTTTATTAGGAGAATGGTTAGATAAAAACCTTGAAACCTCTTTTCTAACCACCACAATAACGTTAATTGCAATTTTTATTGCAACATACTCGCTAATAAAACAAGCAAATAAAATAAATGAATAA
- a CDS encoding polymer-forming cytoskeletal protein: MERNVIAKNTKIVGDIKSDGDFRIDGTLEGTLVTNGRVIIGADGFIKGKVESSNADIEGKFSGQLFVSNILTVKATANISGEVVIAKLSVEPGASFNATCTMKGTLKELNATNDQKRHSEKTA, from the coding sequence ATGGAAAGAAATGTTATAGCTAAAAACACTAAAATTGTTGGCGACATTAAATCTGATGGTGATTTTAGAATTGATGGCACTTTAGAAGGAACCTTGGTTACAAATGGTAGAGTTATTATTGGTGCAGATGGTTTTATTAAGGGAAAAGTAGAAAGCAGTAATGCAGATATAGAGGGTAAATTTTCTGGACAACTTTTTGTATCAAATATATTAACAGTAAAAGCTACTGCTAATATTTCTGGAGAAGTAGTAATTGCAAAACTCTCTGTAGAACCCGGAGCAAGCTTTAATGCAACCTGTACTATGAAAGGAACGTTAAAAGAATTAAATGCCACTAATGACCAAAAAAGACACTCAGAAAAAACCGCTTAA
- the porW gene encoding type IX secretion system periplasmic lipoprotein PorW/SprE encodes MKYTKKIVLLLSVFTVLYSCSTRKDTLISRNWHALNTKFNVLFNGEEAFKKGVEGINENYKDDWYQQLPIEPIKFEEDKIIIPNLNSGMGAGFDDDNKEESKATTPFGIAEEKAVKAIQKHGMNINDLERNRQIDDAYLLLGKARYYEQRFIPALEAFNYVIATYPDANLIAETKIWRAKTNIRIDNEEFAIESMNLLLKVKDTLEVDLPEETKEHGYTTLAMAYIKSDSIENAKKYLIKATEILKDRNQGARNLFVLGQIYSSENKKDSALLTFNKIINFKKAPYKYKMHAHIELAKNSTNDSTSAAILEKMYALIKERENRPYLDELNYQIGYLHEQNDSIDLAVDFYNKSLRAESDNIKQKTFTYERLGNINFNNSEYQVASSYYDSIINIAVDTLNLRFRRIKRKHRNLASLINFEETVSKNDSILRIVALPKSEQEAFFQKYIDDLKKKDEEAAQLKLNQQAFGDTFGGNLLKSNKKGKWYFYNTESLNYGKAEFQKIWGNRALEDDWRWSSQINSNITDNDSIVVNKENLRYNLASYLETIPTEKEKIDTLHLKRNEALYELGVIYKEQFKDTRLAIERLERVATLNPNKELILPINWHLYLIYTDLNNDVKANEHKNVILTDYPTTKFAQVIRNPDKPIKEEIAVNKIEELYKELYYLYKEDKFDETVTKINKILPTLQNSKLIPKFELLKAYAIGKYKDKEAYKVALDFVAVSYGNTEEGKKAKEIVKQLSK; translated from the coding sequence GTGAAATATACTAAAAAAATAGTTTTACTTCTTTCTGTATTTACAGTTTTATATTCTTGTAGTACAAGAAAAGACACGTTAATTAGTAGAAATTGGCATGCTTTAAACACAAAATTTAATGTGTTATTTAATGGTGAAGAAGCTTTTAAAAAAGGCGTTGAAGGAATTAACGAGAACTATAAAGATGATTGGTATCAACAATTACCAATAGAACCTATTAAATTTGAAGAAGATAAAATTATCATTCCAAACTTAAATTCTGGAATGGGTGCTGGCTTTGATGACGACAATAAGGAAGAATCAAAAGCAACCACTCCTTTTGGAATTGCAGAAGAAAAAGCTGTAAAAGCAATCCAAAAACACGGAATGAACATTAACGATCTAGAGCGCAACAGACAAATAGATGATGCATATCTTTTATTAGGTAAAGCTCGTTATTATGAACAACGTTTTATTCCTGCATTAGAAGCTTTTAACTATGTTATTGCAACATATCCCGACGCAAATTTAATTGCAGAAACTAAAATTTGGCGAGCAAAAACAAACATTAGAATAGATAATGAGGAATTTGCCATAGAATCTATGAACTTACTTCTTAAAGTAAAAGATACCTTAGAAGTAGATTTACCAGAAGAAACTAAAGAGCATGGTTACACTACCTTAGCAATGGCGTATATAAAATCTGATAGTATTGAAAATGCAAAAAAATACTTGATTAAAGCCACAGAAATTTTAAAAGACAGAAACCAAGGAGCAAGAAACTTGTTTGTTTTAGGTCAGATTTATAGTTCAGAAAATAAAAAAGATTCTGCCTTGTTAACGTTTAACAAAATCATCAACTTTAAAAAAGCTCCTTACAAATATAAAATGCACGCTCATATAGAGTTGGCAAAAAATTCTACAAACGATTCTACTTCGGCAGCTATTTTAGAAAAAATGTACGCATTAATTAAGGAAAGAGAAAACAGACCTTATTTAGACGAACTTAACTACCAAATTGGTTATCTGCATGAACAAAATGACAGTATAGACTTAGCTGTAGATTTCTACAACAAGTCTCTTAGAGCCGAATCTGACAATATAAAACAAAAAACATTTACATACGAAAGACTTGGAAACATCAATTTTAACAACTCAGAATACCAAGTTGCAAGCTCTTATTATGATAGCATCATAAACATTGCAGTAGACACTTTAAATTTAAGGTTTAGAAGAATTAAAAGAAAACATAGAAATTTAGCATCCTTAATTAATTTTGAAGAAACAGTTTCTAAAAATGATAGTATTTTAAGAATAGTAGCACTACCTAAATCAGAACAAGAAGCCTTTTTTCAAAAATATATCGACGATTTAAAAAAGAAAGATGAAGAAGCTGCTCAATTAAAGTTAAACCAGCAAGCTTTTGGAGATACTTTTGGTGGAAATCTTTTAAAATCGAACAAAAAAGGAAAGTGGTATTTCTATAATACAGAATCATTAAATTATGGGAAAGCAGAATTTCAAAAAATTTGGGGAAACAGAGCCTTAGAAGATGATTGGAGATGGTCTTCTCAAATAAATTCTAACATTACAGATAACGATTCTATAGTTGTAAATAAAGAAAATTTGCGCTACAACTTAGCTAGTTATTTAGAAACGATTCCTACAGAAAAAGAAAAAATTGATACTTTACATTTAAAAAGAAATGAAGCCCTATATGAATTAGGCGTTATTTATAAAGAACAATTTAAAGATACTAGGCTAGCTATTGAACGCTTAGAAAGAGTTGCTACACTAAACCCAAACAAAGAACTAATACTACCAATTAATTGGCATTTATATCTAATTTACACAGATTTAAATAATGATGTAAAAGCAAACGAACACAAAAATGTAATTCTTACAGACTACCCTACAACAAAGTTTGCACAAGTAATTAGAAACCCAGACAAACCTATTAAAGAAGAAATAGCTGTAAATAAAATTGAAGAATTGTATAAAGAATTGTACTATTTATACAAAGAAGATAAATTTGATGAAACAGTTACTAAAATAAATAAAATACTACCTACCCTCCAGAATTCTAAATTAATCCCTAAATTCGAACTCTTAAAAGCGTATGCTATAGGTAAATATAAAGATAAAGAAGCTTACAAAGTTGCCCTAGATTTTGTAGCTGTTAGCTATGGAAACACAGAAGAAGGAAAGAAAGCAAAAGAAATAGTTAAACAATTAAGTAAGTAA
- a CDS encoding ABC transporter ATP-binding protein: MIQTTQLSKKYGKVAVLNIDSLEIPTGQSFGLVGNNGAGKTTYFNILLDLIRPTTGAIINHDIQVNQSEDWKNFTGSFIDESFLIGYLTPEEYFEFVGDLRGMNKADIATFLTQFNDFFNEEIIGKKKYLRDLSKGNQKKVGIVAALMGNPKVVILDEPFANLDPTTQIRLKTIIKTLTENREITVLISSHDLTHVTEVCERIVVLDKGNVVKDIETSTATLKELESYFSV; this comes from the coding sequence ATGATACAAACTACACAACTTTCAAAAAAATACGGAAAAGTAGCAGTACTAAACATAGATTCATTAGAAATTCCAACAGGTCAAAGTTTTGGATTAGTAGGAAATAATGGCGCAGGAAAAACCACTTATTTTAATATTCTATTAGATTTAATAAGACCTACTACAGGAGCAATTATAAATCATGATATACAAGTAAACCAAAGCGAAGACTGGAAAAACTTTACAGGTTCTTTTATTGATGAATCTTTTTTAATTGGCTATTTAACACCAGAAGAATATTTTGAATTTGTTGGTGATTTAAGAGGTATGAATAAAGCAGACATTGCTACCTTTTTAACTCAATTTAATGATTTTTTTAACGAAGAAATCATCGGTAAGAAAAAATACTTAAGAGATTTAAGTAAAGGAAATCAGAAAAAAGTAGGCATTGTTGCCGCCTTAATGGGAAACCCGAAAGTGGTTATTTTAGACGAACCTTTTGCTAATTTAGATCCAACAACACAAATACGCTTAAAAACAATCATTAAAACACTAACCGAAAATAGAGAAATTACCGTTTTAATTTCTAGTCATGATTTAACACATGTAACAGAAGTTTGCGAACGAATTGTAGTTTTAGACAAAGGAAATGTAGTGAAAGATATAGAAACATCTACAGCAACTTTAAAAGAATTAGAAAGCTATTTTTCTGTATAA
- a CDS encoding DUF5687 family protein — translation MISHFLKLEWKQFTRSASFGKSIGIKILMGFFALYFILLFLGLGIGGFFMIKEQFPNQDPLVVVNSFLLFAITGDLIFRYLMQNLPIMNIKPLLVLPVKKNTIVHYVLVKSSFSFFNIMSLFFYIPFSLVLIKEGYVTEGVLGWLLLMILLIQSANFLNFLINKNNVAFGALLVILLGGFLVQRYEIFNIAGFIGQGFDFIYHNPIYSFLGFILLAVLYQLNYKQLRNQVYLDQAVATKVKEANSSDLSWADKLGDVAPFIKNDLRLITRNKRTKSSFFILIIGLLYGLFFYPQAAYKDVAFMYVLVGIFSTGTFLINFGQFIPAWDSGYYNLLMSQNFKYERYLKSKFTLMTASIVILFLLGIPYVYFGWKILVVHFAAMIYNIGVNTHVILYGGSFNRKKINLDEKAAFNYQGTGAVQWLIGIPLMFVPMGLFGLINWLVSFEIAVTVLAGLGFVGIALHKNLMAAITKKYVASKYIMIHSFKQEN, via the coding sequence ATGATTTCACACTTTTTAAAATTAGAATGGAAACAATTTACACGGTCTGCTTCCTTCGGTAAAAGTATTGGCATAAAAATATTGATGGGCTTTTTTGCCTTATACTTTATCTTACTATTTTTAGGTTTAGGAATTGGAGGCTTTTTTATGATAAAAGAACAATTTCCAAATCAAGATCCTCTAGTAGTTGTAAATAGTTTTTTACTCTTTGCAATTACAGGAGATTTAATTTTTAGGTACCTAATGCAAAATTTACCAATAATGAATATTAAACCATTGTTGGTCTTACCCGTTAAAAAAAATACCATTGTACATTATGTCTTGGTAAAATCGTCTTTTTCGTTTTTTAACATTATGAGTTTGTTTTTTTACATTCCGTTTTCTTTAGTTTTAATTAAAGAAGGCTATGTAACAGAAGGCGTTTTAGGATGGTTGTTACTGATGATTTTATTAATACAATCTGCTAACTTTTTAAATTTTTTAATCAATAAAAATAATGTTGCTTTTGGAGCTTTATTAGTCATTTTATTAGGTGGTTTCTTAGTGCAACGTTATGAAATTTTTAACATAGCAGGCTTTATTGGTCAAGGTTTCGATTTTATTTACCACAACCCAATTTATAGTTTTTTAGGTTTTATTTTACTTGCAGTTTTATATCAACTAAATTATAAACAACTAAGAAATCAAGTATATTTAGACCAAGCAGTTGCAACCAAGGTAAAAGAAGCAAACTCGTCGGATTTATCTTGGGCAGATAAGTTAGGAGATGTTGCGCCATTTATAAAAAACGACCTGCGCTTAATAACAAGAAATAAAAGAACAAAATCTTCCTTTTTTATCTTAATTATTGGTTTGTTGTATGGTTTATTCTTTTATCCGCAAGCAGCCTATAAAGACGTGGCTTTTATGTATGTTTTGGTCGGAATCTTTTCTACAGGAACATTTTTAATCAATTTTGGACAATTTATTCCTGCCTGGGACAGTGGCTATTACAATCTTTTAATGAGTCAGAATTTTAAATACGAACGCTATTTAAAATCAAAATTTACGCTGATGACCGCTAGTATTGTTATTTTATTTCTACTCGGTATACCTTATGTATATTTTGGATGGAAAATTTTAGTCGTTCATTTTGCTGCTATGATTTACAATATTGGCGTAAACACACATGTAATTTTATACGGAGGTTCCTTTAACAGAAAGAAAATAAATTTAGATGAAAAAGCAGCTTTTAATTATCAAGGAACAGGAGCAGTACAATGGTTAATAGGTATTCCTTTAATGTTTGTACCAATGGGTCTTTTTGGTTTGATAAACTGGTTGGTTAGCTTTGAAATTGCCGTAACTGTTTTAGCAGGCTTAGGCTTTGTAGGTATTGCCTTACATAAAAACTTAATGGCAGCAATTACCAAAAAATATGTTGCATCAAAATATATAATGATTCATTCTTTTAAACAAGAAAATTAA
- a CDS encoding PadR family transcriptional regulator → MGNQKLYKGSLQTIILKLLASNDKMYGYEITQKVKELTKGELKITEGALYPALHKLEADGLLDVEVAKVGNRLRKYYKLTEIGTKETANKLDEMQEFLKTMQQLVNPKFSLE, encoded by the coding sequence ATGGGAAATCAGAAATTATATAAAGGGTCTTTACAAACCATCATTTTAAAGTTATTAGCAAGTAACGATAAAATGTATGGGTATGAGATTACTCAAAAAGTAAAAGAATTAACCAAAGGCGAATTAAAAATTACCGAGGGTGCTTTGTATCCTGCATTGCACAAATTAGAAGCCGATGGTTTGTTAGATGTAGAGGTTGCAAAAGTTGGTAATAGGCTTAGAAAATATTACAAGTTAACAGAAATCGGCACCAAAGAAACAGCCAACAAGTTGGATGAAATGCAAGAGTTTTTAAAAACGATGCAACAATTGGTGAACCCTAAATTTAGTTTGGAGTAA
- the trxA gene encoding thioredoxin, with protein sequence MTENLTKAAFLEKVFNFEENKEWKFKGDKPVLIDFYADWCGPCKSLAPVLEQLSDEYEGKIEIYKVDTEAEQELAAAFGIRSIPSMLFCPAEGQPQMANGALPKAELENIIADVLKVTK encoded by the coding sequence ATGACAGAAAACTTAACAAAAGCAGCTTTTTTAGAAAAGGTGTTTAATTTTGAAGAAAACAAAGAATGGAAATTTAAAGGAGACAAACCTGTTTTAATTGATTTTTATGCAGACTGGTGTGGCCCATGTAAAAGTTTAGCGCCTGTTTTAGAGCAATTATCTGATGAATACGAAGGTAAAATTGAAATTTATAAAGTAGACACAGAAGCAGAGCAAGAATTAGCTGCTGCATTTGGTATTAGAAGTATTCCTTCTATGTTATTTTGCCCTGCAGAAGGACAGCCACAAATGGCAAATGGAGCTTTACCAAAAGCCGAATTAGAAAACATTATTGCTGATGTTTTAAAGGTGACGAAATAG
- a CDS encoding prolyl oligopeptidase family serine peptidase produces MYPKTNKKPVVDSYFGIDVVDNYRWLEDDESPETKAWVKEENQVTFKYLDQIPYRKQLKERLSKLWNYEKIGTPFIEGDYTYFSKNDGLQNQNVIYRTKGNSEPEIFLDPNTFSEDGTTSLGALSFSEDGKTAAYSISEGGSDWRKIIIIDVETKTTKEDVLVDVKFSGISWYKNEGFYYSSYDKPTGSELSAKTDQHKLYYHKLDTSQKDDTIIFGGTPAEKHRYVGGYLTEDFKYLVITAQVSTSGNKLFIKDLSDKNNELKPIIETVESDTYVIDNRGDKLFLVTNLNAPNKKVVTVNFTNPTAEYWQDFIPETENVLSISTGSNYLFAHYIVDAVSKVFQYNFDGEIIREINLPGIGSAGGFSGKTKAKELYFSFTNYNTPISSYKFNPKEGNYKSYWKPKVAFNADDYVSQQVFYPSKDGTKIPMIITHKKGMELNGKNPTILYGYGGFNISLTPAFSIANVVWMEQGGVYAVANLRGGGEYGKKWHNAGTQLKKQNVFDDFIAAAEFLISKKYTSSEYLAIRGGSNGGLLVGATMTQRPDLMKVALPAVGVLDMLRYHTFTAGAGWAYDYGTANDSKKMFEYLKGYSPVHNVKKGVKYPATLITTGDHDDRVVPAHSFKFAAELQEKQTGDNPTLIRIETNAGHGAGTPVAKTIEQYADIFGFTLFNMGFQQLPNSKKT; encoded by the coding sequence ATGTATCCAAAAACAAATAAAAAACCAGTTGTAGATTCTTATTTTGGAATTGATGTTGTAGACAATTACAGATGGTTAGAAGATGATGAAAGTCCAGAAACAAAAGCTTGGGTAAAAGAAGAAAACCAAGTTACTTTTAAATATTTAGATCAAATTCCGTACAGAAAACAATTAAAAGAACGTTTGTCTAAATTATGGAACTACGAAAAAATAGGAACTCCTTTTATAGAAGGCGATTACACGTATTTTTCTAAAAATGATGGATTACAAAATCAAAATGTAATTTATAGAACCAAAGGAAACTCTGAACCTGAAATATTTTTAGACCCAAATACTTTTTCTGAAGACGGAACCACTTCTTTAGGTGCTTTAAGTTTTTCTGAAGATGGTAAAACAGCTGCCTATTCTATTTCTGAAGGAGGTTCTGATTGGCGTAAAATTATTATTATTGATGTGGAAACCAAAACCACAAAAGAAGATGTTTTGGTGGATGTAAAGTTCTCTGGAATTTCTTGGTACAAAAACGAAGGTTTTTACTATTCTAGTTACGATAAGCCAACCGGAAGCGAGTTGTCTGCCAAAACAGATCAACACAAATTATATTATCATAAATTAGATACTTCTCAAAAAGACGATACCATTATTTTTGGAGGAACTCCTGCAGAAAAACACAGATATGTTGGTGGTTACTTAACCGAAGATTTTAAATACTTGGTAATAACCGCACAAGTTTCTACTTCTGGAAATAAATTATTTATCAAAGATTTGTCTGATAAAAATAATGAGTTAAAACCAATTATAGAAACGGTAGAAAGCGATACTTATGTTATTGATAATAGAGGAGATAAACTGTTTTTGGTAACCAATTTAAATGCACCAAATAAAAAAGTAGTTACGGTAAACTTTACAAACCCTACGGCAGAATATTGGCAAGACTTTATTCCGGAAACAGAAAATGTTTTAAGTATTTCTACAGGTTCTAATTATCTGTTTGCACATTATATAGTAGATGCGGTTTCTAAGGTTTTTCAGTATAATTTTGATGGAGAAATTATTAGAGAAATTAATTTACCCGGTATTGGTTCTGCTGGTGGTTTCAGCGGAAAAACAAAAGCCAAAGAACTGTATTTTTCATTTACCAATTACAACACACCAATTTCGTCATATAAATTCAACCCTAAAGAAGGGAATTACAAATCTTATTGGAAACCAAAAGTAGCTTTTAATGCAGATGATTATGTAAGTCAGCAAGTTTTTTATCCATCGAAAGATGGAACAAAAATTCCGATGATTATCACGCATAAAAAGGGAATGGAACTAAACGGTAAAAACCCAACTATTTTATATGGCTATGGAGGTTTTAATATTAGTTTAACTCCTGCTTTTAGTATTGCAAACGTAGTTTGGATGGAACAAGGCGGAGTTTACGCAGTTGCAAATTTAAGAGGCGGAGGAGAATACGGAAAGAAATGGCACAATGCCGGAACGCAATTAAAAAAACAAAATGTGTTTGATGATTTTATTGCGGCTGCCGAGTTTTTAATCAGCAAAAAATATACTTCATCAGAATATTTAGCAATTCGTGGTGGTTCTAATGGAGGCTTATTAGTTGGAGCAACCATGACACAAAGACCAGACTTAATGAAAGTTGCTTTGCCAGCAGTGGGTGTTTTAGACATGTTGCGTTATCATACGTTTACTGCAGGAGCAGGTTGGGCGTATGATTATGGTACTGCAAATGACAGTAAAAAAATGTTCGAATATTTAAAAGGATATTCGCCTGTTCATAATGTGAAAAAAGGGGTGAAATATCCAGCAACTTTAATAACCACAGGAGATCATGATGATAGAGTAGTGCCTGCACATAGTTTTAAATTTGCTGCAGAATTACAAGAAAAACAAACAGGAGATAATCCTACTTTAATAAGAATAGAAACCAATGCTGGGCATGGAGCAGGAACACCTGTTGCAAAAACAATTGAACAATATGCAGATATTTTTGGTTTTACATTGTTTAATATGGGGTTTCAACAATTACCAAATTCTAAAAAAACATAA
- a CDS encoding ABC transporter ATP-binding protein, whose amino-acid sequence MLKVETISFSYRKNKTILNDFKFTLQQGEHLCVMGESGCGKSTLLKAIYGLVDLNKGKIFWKEDQIFGPEKHLVPGFENFKYVAQDFDLMPYISVSENIKKFLSRFYPEESEQRTQELLEVIQMTTFANTMVKNLSGGQKQRVAIARALAKEPQLLLLDEPFGQIDNFKKNSLRRNLFSYLKEKNIACIIATHDKNDALSFADKLIIIKDNKIIANNAPKEIYNNPKEKYVAALFDDVNEITINNKTTLIYPHQIKIVEKSGLKAIVLNSYFKGAYWLIEAEFNAQKVFFNHQIDLEKNTEINLQFLLN is encoded by the coding sequence ATGCTAAAAGTAGAAACTATTTCTTTTTCTTATCGTAAAAACAAAACAATCTTAAACGATTTTAAATTCACTTTACAACAAGGAGAACACTTGTGTGTAATGGGAGAAAGTGGTTGCGGAAAATCGACACTTTTAAAGGCTATTTACGGTTTAGTAGATTTAAATAAAGGAAAAATATTTTGGAAAGAAGACCAGATTTTTGGACCAGAAAAACACCTTGTTCCCGGTTTCGAAAACTTTAAATACGTAGCGCAAGATTTCGATTTAATGCCCTACATATCTGTTTCAGAAAATATTAAAAAATTCCTATCTCGCTTTTATCCAGAAGAAAGTGAACAAAGAACACAAGAGTTATTAGAAGTCATACAAATGACCACTTTTGCGAACACAATGGTTAAAAACCTAAGCGGCGGACAAAAACAACGTGTTGCTATTGCTAGAGCTTTGGCAAAAGAACCTCAGTTATTGTTGTTAGATGAACCTTTTGGACAAATAGATAATTTTAAAAAGAACTCATTACGTAGAAACTTATTTAGTTACTTAAAAGAAAAAAACATTGCGTGCATTATTGCAACACACGATAAAAATGACGCACTTTCCTTTGCAGACAAACTTATTATTATCAAAGACAATAAAATAATAGCAAACAATGCTCCGAAAGAGATTTACAACAACCCAAAAGAAAAATATGTTGCTGCCTTGTTCGATGATGTTAACGAAATTACCATTAACAATAAAACAACATTAATATATCCACATCAAATAAAAATTGTAGAAAAATCAGGATTAAAAGCAATAGTGTTAAATTCTTACTTTAAAGGTGCTTATTGGTTAATAGAAGCTGAGTTTAATGCACAAAAAGTGTTTTTTAATCACCAAATAGATCTAGAGAAAAACACTGAAATAAATCTTCAATTTTTATTGAATTAA